The genomic DNA ACGGGGCTCTACCTTGTCGGGCGCTCCTGTCATCAAGTCCGAGGCGTTTTGCACCTTAGGGAAAGGTATAACATCTTTTATATTGTCGGTGTCCGCCAAAAGCATCACCAATCTATCCAATCCAAACGCCAAGCCGCCGTGCGGGGGCGTTCCGTATTTGAACGCATTAACAAAAAATCCAAACCTGTCGGCAATCTGCTCGTCTGTCAAGCCCAATACCTTAAACATTTTGTTTTGGATATCCCTATTAAATATTCTCAGGCTGCCGCCGCCTACTTCCGCGCCGTTAATTACCAAGTCATACGCCTTGGCGCGAACTTTTTGGGGCTCTTTGTCCAAAAGCTCAAGGTCTTCGTTTTTGGGGCTGGTAAAAGGATGGTGCTTGGCCACATAACGCTTTTCCTCCTCGCTGTATTCCAAAAGAGGAAAATCGGTTATCCATAGCGCGTCGTATCTTGAACGGTCAATTAGCCCGGCTGTTTGGCCTAGTTTTAGCCTTAGGGCGCCCAAAGCGTCAAACACTATTTGGTCTTTGTCCGCGCCAAAAAACAGTATATCGCCTATTTCGGCGTTGGCGCGTTTTAGGATTGCTTGCGTTGTTTCTTCGGACATAAATTTGGTAATAACGGACTGTATCCCGTCTTCTCTTACCGCAATCCACGCCAAGCCTTTTGCCCTGAATATCTTGACAAAATCGGTCAATGCGTCTATATCGCGGCGCGATAATATGGGGTTATCGCCTTTAATAAAGCCCTTGGCGTTTATCATGCGCACGCTGCCGCCGTTTTTGACAGCGTCCGAAAAAACCTTAAAGCCGCAATCTTTAGCAAGATCGGATATGTCTATAAGCTCAAGGCCGAAACGGGTATCGGGCTTGTCCGTGCCAAACCTGTTCATCGCCTCTTGATAGGTAAGGCGGGGCAACTTTTCGGGCAATTTAACCCCTTTTATCTTTTCAAAAAGCTCTTTTATCATGCCTTCCGTCACGGTCATCACATCTTCTTCATTGTCCACAAACGACATTTCCAAGTCTATCTGGGTAAACTCGGGCTGGCGGTTGGCTCTTAGGTCCTCGTCCCTAAAACATCTGGCTATTTGGTAATAACGGTCAAACCCCGATATCATCAATAATTGCTTATATAATTGCGGCGATTGGGATAGCGCGTAAAAGCTGCCGGGATGGACGCGGCTGGGGACAAGATAGTCCCTGGCACCCTCGGGCGTGGATTTGCCCAAATACGGCGTTTCAATCTCCCAAAAACCGTTTTTGCTAAGATAATCCCGCGAAATCTTGCACACTAAATTTCTTATGCGCATAATCTCTTGAAGCCTTGGCGTTCTTAGCTCCAAATATCTATATTTTAGCCTTAACGGCTCGTTAACCAAATGAACATCGTCCAGCTCAAAAGGCGGCGTGTCGGCGTCGGACAAAATTTTGACGGCCGTCGCCAAAAGCTCAATAGTTCCCGTTTTGATTTTGGGGTTAACAGTTTCCTCGGAACGACGGCGTATCTTGCCTTTTACCGCGATAACATATTCGCTGCGCAACTTTTCCGCCTTGTGAAACTCGTCCTTAATTACCGAGGAATCAAACACTACCTGCAAAATGCCGCTTCGGTCTCGCAAATCCACAAATATCAATCCGCCAAAATCGCGTCGGGTGTTTACCCAGCCCATTACGATTGTTTCTCGGCCAATCAAGCTTTCGTCGGCTTCGCCGGCATAGCATGTCC from Clostridiales bacterium includes the following:
- the aspS gene encoding aspartate--tRNA ligase, which produces MAEFLGDWKRTCYAGEADESLIGRETIVMGWVNTRRDFGGLIFVDLRDRSGILQVVFDSSVIKDEFHKAEKLRSEYVIAVKGKIRRRSEETVNPKIKTGTIELLATAVKILSDADTPPFELDDVHLVNEPLRLKYRYLELRTPRLQEIMRIRNLVCKISRDYLSKNGFWEIETPYLGKSTPEGARDYLVPSRVHPGSFYALSQSPQLYKQLLMISGFDRYYQIARCFRDEDLRANRQPEFTQIDLEMSFVDNEEDVMTVTEGMIKELFEKIKGVKLPEKLPRLTYQEAMNRFGTDKPDTRFGLELIDISDLAKDCGFKVFSDAVKNGGSVRMINAKGFIKGDNPILSRRDIDALTDFVKIFRAKGLAWIAVREDGIQSVITKFMSEETTQAILKRANAEIGDILFFGADKDQIVFDALGALRLKLGQTAGLIDRSRYDALWITDFPLLEYSEEEKRYVAKHHPFTSPKNEDLELLDKEPQKVRAKAYDLVINGAEVGGGSLRIFNRDIQNKMFKVLGLTDEQIADRFGFFVNAFKYGTPPHGGLAFGLDRLVMLLADTDNIKDVIPFPKVQNASDLMTGAPDKVEPRQLKELSIKIDLE